The Thalassomonas actiniarum genome contains the following window.
GTCTCTGGTCACTTGCCGGGGAAGATAAAACACAGGCAGTAAAGCTGGCGCATCAGTGCGGAGTGTTAATGGCGCTGGAAGTACAGGCGGTAGGTATAGATATTAGTTTTGCCCCGGTACTGGATATCAATGGCATCAGTGAAGTGATTGGCGATCGCGCCTTTCACCAGCAAACGGATGTCATCATCCCCCTGGCAACGGCCTTTATCGATGGCATGAATACCGCGGGTATGCTGGCAACAGGTAAGCATTTCCCCGGACACGGCAGCGTTAAAGAAGACTCGCATATTGCCTTACCCGTAGACTCCCGTTCTTTTAATGATATTACCGGTTTAGATCTTAAACCTTTTAAGGTCATGTTGGATAAGGGGGCTTTGTCTGCGCTTATGCCAGCCCATGTGATTTACCCTGATATTGATAAGCTTGGCGTGGGGTTTTCTGCTGTCTGGCTGCAAAAAATCCTGAGACAGACGTTAGGTTTTGACGGGGTTATTTTCAGTGATGACTTATCCATGGAAGGGGCGGCGGTGATCGGTGGTTATGTGGAGCGGGCCGAAGCCGCGCAGCAGGCGGGCTGTGATATGTTGCTGGTGTGTAATAACCGCAAAGCTGCTGTTGAGGTGATTGATAACGCCAATATCAGCAATGACCCGTCAAGCAGCAGGCGTTTAGGCAAGTTACTGAAAAAAACCGATATGGATTGGGCGGGGCTGGCAAAAGATCCGCGTTGGCAGCAAGCGAGCCGCTTTCTTGAGAATTT
Protein-coding sequences here:
- the nagZ gene encoding beta-N-acetylhexosaminidase; the protein is MGPIMLDVQGTSLSAEDKELLEHPRVGGCILFSRNYHSPQQMTALTQDIRAAAGSDILLAVDHEGGRVQRFREHFTAIPAMGSLWSLAGEDKTQAVKLAHQCGVLMALEVQAVGIDISFAPVLDINGISEVIGDRAFHQQTDVIIPLATAFIDGMNTAGMLATGKHFPGHGSVKEDSHIALPVDSRSFNDITGLDLKPFKVMLDKGALSALMPAHVIYPDIDKLGVGFSAVWLQKILRQTLGFDGVIFSDDLSMEGAAVIGGYVERAEAAQQAGCDMLLVCNNRKAAVEVIDNANISNDPSSSRRLGKLLKKTDMDWAGLAKDPRWQQASRFLENFL